In Mycoplasmopsis fermentans PG18, one genomic interval encodes:
- a CDS encoding Mbov_0396 family ICE element transmembrane protein, producing the protein MSGFFTRVMEIFKYGPTYVLYLLLFFVSLIVFILLAILLSVVKLATFDLLNFVIFGIMPRQNILDHQSPYMYVRFAIVSAVIWLVMFFVLIIKFSFSESEKSVSLMRSALVFSVKSLFILLAFQITILLFNLFVQKIITLMIGEGNDIVVAFINGLHRLFYPPKLAGDVKDILIPATTNPFGFTINLDISFGSFVALAKKTEHLNIGNWASILITAAFLSIIGAVFIAIPLVLGGMDAIGKIFPLFFLYLIFPIILPLSLLDDGKKVRIWKDKYVGNMLSVGVFFLGLQILFAFFGAVNLFLTQIFIASSTNGFGWVLQALASIIIYGATALKYSEISEIITSFIGTSVSSKNTIKSASAAGNSAAKTGRAAQGGAQLAENVKKMGWKGLFLKPKE; encoded by the coding sequence ATGAGTGGATTTTTTACCCGTGTGATGGAGATTTTCAAATATGGTCCAACATATGTATTGTATTTATTGCTATTTTTTGTATCGCTAATTGTTTTTATATTATTAGCGATTCTATTATCGGTTGTTAAACTAGCAACTTTCGATTTATTAAACTTTGTTATTTTTGGCATAATGCCGAGACAAAACATTTTGGACCATCAAAGCCCATATATGTATGTTAGATTTGCGATAGTTTCGGCGGTTATATGACTGGTGATGTTTTTTGTGCTGATTATAAAGTTCAGTTTTAGTGAAAGCGAAAAGAGTGTATCACTAATGAGAAGTGCGTTGGTATTTAGTGTTAAAAGTTTGTTTATACTTTTAGCATTTCAAATTACTATTTTACTTTTTAATCTATTTGTACAAAAAATAATTACATTGATGATTGGCGAAGGGAATGATATTGTTGTTGCTTTTATAAATGGCTTGCATAGGTTGTTTTATCCTCCAAAATTAGCTGGGGATGTTAAAGATATTTTAATTCCTGCGACTACAAATCCTTTTGGCTTTACTATCAACTTGGATATTAGTTTTGGTAGTTTTGTGGCCTTAGCAAAGAAAACTGAACATTTAAACATTGGTAATTGAGCATCCATTTTAATAACTGCAGCGTTTCTATCAATTATTGGAGCGGTGTTTATTGCTATTCCACTTGTTTTAGGGGGGATGGATGCCATAGGAAAGATATTTCCGTTATTCTTCTTGTATTTAATATTTCCAATTATTTTACCTTTGAGCTTGCTTGATGATGGCAAGAAAGTAAGGATATGAAAGGATAAGTATGTGGGAAATATGTTATCGGTGGGGGTATTTTTCCTAGGACTACAAATACTTTTTGCTTTCTTCGGTGCTGTAAATCTATTTTTAACGCAAATATTCATTGCATCATCAACAAATGGTTTTGGATGAGTATTACAAGCTTTAGCTTCAATAATTATTTATGGTGCTACAGCGTTAAAATACAGCGAAATAAGCGAAATTATAACTTCATTTATTGGAACTAGTGTAAGTAGTAAAAACACTATTAAATCGGCTTCAGCTGCGGGAAATAGTGCTGCAAAAACGGGTAGAGCTGCTCAAGGTGGAGCACAGCTTGCTGAAAATGTAAAGAAGATGGGCTGAAAAGGATTATTCCTTAAACCTAAAGAATAA
- a CDS encoding Mbov_0397 family ICE element conjugal transfer ATPase yields MLQPKRLKYKKAKATRRFSWKDIIEFFVITCISWFISFVALYPVKQTYKWIVFSVLLVLLFILILPTHKNNCKIYELLIRMFKFKAMPKKYSNVVDDKNVRDSSDLNPYSTLVENDVVKNKSFSNKLFQKSEHSNYFSVFKLGGKNIWAENENTKVVLIENFARILDSFKYKFSIVKLDEQIDYRRNLNYINTIQSKKMLNSGGETKEFWNSYFKANELDFKNEVKSNLIETFYLILNAPTLEELDECYSTFIQKAEDYEVISYEKLSGFELLSFLNKLNHFNKSEEDIETFLNESDIYESEYSLDRLFKYEKVEFKSNSLKIDDKLYSVKCAGNIPIRLNNEWLKKLFDVSGTVVWNNFPYNDPNVVNKIIDKANKKNMDAGNLDNSIINRFGSALEEESIAVMIDQIQADNFKLFDSNIFVLAEAENAEELKQNNLKIKNGFTRSNFGINDLTFRQFEGFLDMSNYPLSKLDREYYQITSINNAIGYPLKNLPLNDGNNLLLGNEVGGNDSPIVWNMFSLTSSRANHNVMILGTSGMGKSTLTKKILTSSLAAGNIAIIIDPQAEYVKWANKMGGQIVDLGSGDGTVINPLQVKSFIAREEDDANVNFNTLINNHLLWLEKFFSFIFDDMNEMKKNILQLEIIKLYQSWGIYRLKEVKELKNDGWPTMDDLIKQMKKFVAPKDHHDKEGYTKKVLDMAELLEGKFGRYGTLGALYNGHTNINIENDLVVFKTSNLIDTEGSVNARIGIMVLISLVNGFIFDNAFNNKKRINEYKEKNKIRLISKKEIQKLTRYCSFCIDEEHLYISEKNITTLNYISDTTKLVRKLDCGTIHTTQNPSDYASSTAVEQIAKKITGNCQYSFFLGLVGDDIEAVKKLYKTAEAPLLDSEVKFISGRRVGKVLASMSNALRYKINLHYNPKEKELFFEKGEDENMRN; encoded by the coding sequence GTGCTACAACCTAAACGATTAAAATATAAGAAGGCAAAAGCCACAAGAAGATTTAGTTGAAAAGATATTATCGAGTTTTTTGTAATAACTTGTATATCTTGATTTATTTCATTTGTTGCTTTGTATCCAGTTAAGCAGACTTATAAATGAATTGTTTTTAGTGTACTTTTGGTTTTATTGTTTATTTTGATATTACCAACACATAAGAATAATTGCAAGATATATGAATTATTAATTAGAATGTTTAAATTTAAGGCGATGCCAAAGAAGTATTCTAATGTGGTGGATGACAAGAATGTAAGAGATAGTTCTGATTTAAATCCATATTCAACATTAGTAGAAAACGATGTTGTTAAAAACAAGTCATTTTCAAATAAGTTGTTTCAAAAGAGTGAACATAGTAATTACTTTAGTGTTTTTAAATTAGGTGGAAAAAATATATGAGCTGAAAATGAAAATACTAAAGTGGTTTTGATTGAAAACTTTGCAAGAATATTGGATAGTTTTAAATATAAATTTAGCATAGTGAAATTAGATGAACAAATTGATTACAGACGTAATTTAAATTATATAAACACGATTCAAAGTAAAAAGATGTTAAATAGCGGTGGAGAAACAAAAGAGTTTTGAAATAGTTATTTTAAAGCTAATGAACTTGATTTTAAGAATGAAGTTAAAAGCAATTTGATTGAAACATTTTATTTAATTTTAAATGCTCCAACATTAGAAGAATTGGATGAGTGTTATTCGACATTTATTCAAAAGGCTGAAGATTATGAAGTTATTAGCTATGAAAAGCTAAGTGGCTTTGAGTTATTATCATTTTTGAATAAACTTAATCACTTTAATAAAAGCGAAGAAGATATTGAAACGTTTTTAAATGAAAGTGATATTTACGAAAGTGAATATAGTTTGGACCGCTTGTTCAAGTATGAAAAGGTGGAGTTTAAAAGCAATTCATTAAAAATTGATGATAAGTTGTATAGCGTTAAATGTGCTGGGAACATTCCAATACGCTTGAATAACGAGTGATTAAAGAAGTTATTCGATGTATCGGGAACAGTTGTGTGAAACAATTTTCCATATAACGATCCAAATGTTGTAAATAAGATAATCGATAAAGCGAATAAGAAAAATATGGACGCTGGTAATTTGGATAATTCAATTATTAATAGATTCGGTTCAGCATTAGAGGAAGAATCGATTGCGGTTATGATTGACCAAATACAAGCGGATAATTTTAAGTTATTTGATTCAAATATTTTTGTTTTAGCTGAAGCGGAAAATGCTGAAGAATTGAAGCAAAATAATTTGAAAATTAAGAATGGTTTTACAAGATCTAATTTTGGAATTAATGATTTGACCTTTAGACAATTTGAAGGATTTTTAGATATGTCTAATTATCCATTAAGCAAATTAGATAGAGAGTACTATCAAATCACAAGTATAAATAACGCAATAGGCTATCCATTGAAAAATCTGCCACTTAATGACGGAAACAACTTGTTGCTTGGAAATGAAGTGGGAGGAAATGATAGTCCTATTGTATGAAATATGTTTAGCTTGACTTCAAGTAGAGCAAATCATAATGTGATGATATTGGGAACTTCAGGAATGGGCAAAAGTACTTTAACCAAGAAGATTCTTACTTCATCACTGGCTGCGGGGAATATAGCAATTATTATTGATCCGCAAGCTGAATATGTTAAATGGGCAAATAAAATGGGAGGCCAAATAGTTGATTTAGGTTCTGGAGATGGAACGGTTATTAATCCATTACAAGTCAAATCATTTATTGCGCGTGAAGAAGATGATGCCAATGTTAATTTCAATACTTTAATTAATAATCATTTGCTTTGGTTAGAAAAGTTCTTTAGTTTCATTTTTGATGATATGAATGAAATGAAGAAGAACATTTTGCAACTTGAAATTATTAAGTTATATCAAAGTTGGGGCATTTATAGATTAAAGGAAGTTAAAGAACTCAAAAACGATGGATGACCAACTATGGATGATTTGATTAAGCAAATGAAAAAGTTTGTAGCTCCTAAAGACCATCACGATAAAGAAGGCTATACTAAAAAGGTTTTAGATATGGCTGAATTATTAGAGGGTAAATTTGGAAGATATGGAACTTTGGGTGCGTTATATAATGGTCACACCAATATCAATATTGAAAACGATTTGGTTGTTTTTAAAACAAGTAATTTAATCGATACTGAAGGTAGCGTAAATGCAAGAATTGGCATTATGGTTTTAATTAGCTTGGTGAATGGCTTTATCTTTGATAATGCTTTTAATAACAAGAAAAGAATTAACGAATATAAAGAAAAAAATAAGATTCGTTTAATTAGCAAGAAAGAAATACAAAAGTTAACACGTTATTGTTCATTTTGTATTGATGAAGAACACTTGTATATTAGTGAAAAGAATATAACTACTTTGAACTATATATCAGATACTACAAAGCTTGTGCGTAAGCTTGATTGCGGGACAATACATACCACGCAAAATCCTAGTGATTATGCTTCAAGCACGGCAGTTGAACAAATTGCTAAAAAGATTACGGGGAACTGTCAATATTCATTTTTTCTAGGGTTAGTAGGAGATGATATTGAGGCGGTTAAAAAGTTATACAAAACGGCTGAAGCTCCATTACTAGATTCTGAAGTTAAGTTTATTTCAGGAAGAAGAGTGGGGAAAGTTTTAGCAAGTATGAGTAATGCACTTAGATACAAAATTAATCTACATTACAATCCAAAGGAAAAGGAATTATTCTTTGAAAAGGGGGAAGATGAAAACATGAGAAATTAG
- a CDS encoding Mbov_0398 family ICE element protein, with the protein MKTWEISQENKKGELYVKSSRASKNGSKCISTRLSEPDDVALYERWVKRIKQSGSTPYVELKDIIRNALIKQEKEEIAKDFKNDLFYALRKVSWASLTPFYRKIINEINKQNIDLVLLDLKVNMLLNALISDKGMLDEPNNNLLKEPEYAKRLRERMNESASAWYKKVIKKVRNEDNSLSKFAEQFEDNEIEKVFEKENAKLEASELNNAKEDEDFGDFDLSEFFKK; encoded by the coding sequence ATGAAAACATGAGAAATTAGTCAAGAAAATAAAAAAGGTGAATTATATGTAAAAAGCTCTAGAGCCTCAAAAAACGGCTCTAAATGTATTTCTACGCGTCTTAGTGAACCAGATGATGTGGCGTTATACGAAAGATGGGTAAAAAGAATTAAACAAAGTGGCTCTACTCCGTATGTAGAGCTTAAAGATATAATTCGCAACGCTTTAATTAAACAAGAGAAAGAGGAAATAGCTAAAGATTTCAAAAATGATTTATTTTATGCATTAAGAAAAGTATCTTGAGCGTCTTTGACTCCATTTTATCGCAAGATTATAAATGAAATTAACAAGCAAAATATTGATTTGGTTTTGCTTGATTTAAAAGTCAATATGTTGTTAAATGCTCTTATAAGCGATAAAGGAATGTTAGATGAACCTAACAATAATTTGCTTAAAGAGCCAGAATATGCAAAGCGTTTGCGTGAAAGAATGAATGAATCGGCTTCTGCATGGTATAAGAAGGTAATTAAAAAGGTAAGAAATGAAGACAATTCATTAAGCAAGTTTGCAGAACAATTCGAAGACAATGAAATTGAAAAAGTGTTTGAAAAAGAAAATGCAAAACTTGAAGCTTCAGAATTAAATAATGCTAAAGAGGATGAAGATTTTGGTGATTTTGATTTAAGTGAGTTTTTTAAAAAATAA
- a CDS encoding Mbov_0399 family ICE element protein: MNKKKMLKLIPLSVLSIAIPSVLNLSLNTNKKLLGYGKDFKAPEEKHKIDTNSLFSNFTSMEDDEIAKNERLQNRYQVKWSQLCDKGLLYAQDQWVGYHKTGPVKNKITSIVSRPTLGSFEVRYEKAYYTNPSNHNSYGWFWYDDKYYLNYLHPREKENWVIFASNFIEQLIKWDKNNFMEEHKGASFTNLFAEYKVSQKTLEFLNNLETDKDKRVYSGLTDDKNKMFLWGLHDFDCEIEGMYDVRYYNNKVLNNLEYAKVGWFIEALKECVSSDNCLNRFEYGVNKKIDQNHYSIDLLSDTLGDLTTSVDGVFKDNGGKSNIEHLNKIFDKEYEFEYASGIKVKYKYDYKIKNEAVGEKNKIDVYIKVLSVKIDDKEIIDKDLDKILNNIEDWTKENIKAEAVGKWNQFLRVLKDIVLGNFKVFDSLKVNILESDLYKRLSGASLASRLTISTSITNPDGSISQIEAKTKANGGDLKNLIKRDEPERVSNKELEKDFVGKPWFGGRYVVRGPINISFKASEDETEVLMVNKQKVSVLNRIFEKKLIDERVNVNDASKIPFDKNSGSGNGEGDVAKNEYLVEVYRYKKGSNNSGEPEEKYVVIYEVIGNQFKQNIKYYAWEPEKNMDQKQIISPYMLDSKGKELKDKEGKLIVNKNYDPSIDKETGTKKQIVWIKNKLFSDELKEQLRFVYPNIKITTDKADLGIYAEANVLGKGALRNLVVDKVLESSSRYYKCLLFRKENDKYVEIGRKEQKLIEIPVNNGTSEYSYMSEEGIWLLFTVNEKSISNVNLVLIDAKSEPKSFFLDSIENKIEKINNQSEDYFEAFLDGGNWITTLFQNYLNEACGIQNDDLGKLGYDKMISLYKNFVDQASKFNVETGNEYENIFKDKITWGKLENLNGLNYGDETNEAIKENYRRQVKEIVLNFVKRNIANSAKLKAIGITENEINGGWVIANWNTPESEKRWLDRALKVYIKDINVPDNDGKGWAFTLRGTGKYINHSITFNLKNSAYHVYYPPIDLSSLDIQKHFEIEMGKNISNDSKELKEKIRNKLIGLIEEQFNLYKNKTGIEMLLNKDIKVEGLDNVLDLLVQGNKFKDGIDIKIKGINANLISSTKIHIINDTEAPAFDLSLLNDTLVKNPIVISQKEPEKITKDIINKLNEITIASGIEFKKDYLVSLVNASFYLLGLVADIDKLNEAKYEKFKKVYEETKAKVMAEYNTWEIEGHKVPIPYQINDTELFKKYHEALEKAIKEIQNDNFNKSLDYKARGKYFVLLPVKEGNNINFAYAIVVNNIEANYNAFDDKLWFKEIQNDKHKKPNGEDLDVDKTKASHKSNYWIWIVSVMLALGFAVGGIYGIRWYLNKKGFKAGKSKKQVSIKKFKEIQIYKKDRIKAKPVVLSDEEINKLFAK; the protein is encoded by the coding sequence ATGAATAAGAAAAAGATGTTAAAATTAATTCCATTGAGTGTATTGAGTATTGCGATTCCGTCAGTACTTAATTTATCGTTAAATACTAATAAAAAACTTCTAGGTTATGGAAAAGATTTTAAAGCTCCTGAAGAAAAACATAAGATTGATACTAATAGTTTATTTTCCAATTTTACTAGTATGGAAGATGATGAAATTGCTAAAAATGAAAGACTACAAAATAGGTATCAAGTAAAATGGTCACAACTATGTGATAAAGGATTATTGTATGCACAGGACCAATGGGTTGGTTATCATAAAACTGGCCCAGTAAAAAATAAAATTACGTCAATAGTTTCTAGGCCAACTTTAGGCTCTTTTGAAGTGCGTTATGAAAAAGCCTATTACACAAATCCTAGTAATCATAATAGTTATGGCTGGTTTTGATACGATGATAAATATTATCTAAATTATTTGCATCCTCGTGAAAAAGAGAATTGAGTAATTTTTGCTTCTAATTTTATAGAACAATTAATAAAATGAGACAAAAACAACTTTATGGAAGAACATAAAGGTGCTAGTTTTACTAACCTGTTTGCTGAATATAAAGTTTCTCAAAAAACATTAGAGTTTTTAAATAATCTTGAAACTGATAAAGATAAAAGGGTGTATAGTGGGCTAACTGATGATAAAAATAAAATGTTTTTGTGGGGGCTTCATGATTTTGATTGTGAAATTGAAGGAATGTATGATGTAAGGTACTATAATAATAAAGTATTAAATAATCTAGAATATGCTAAAGTTGGCTGATTCATAGAGGCTTTAAAAGAGTGTGTTTCAAGTGATAATTGTTTGAATAGATTTGAATATGGGGTAAATAAGAAAATTGACCAAAATCACTACTCTATAGATTTATTAAGCGATACCTTGGGCGATTTGACTACATCAGTTGATGGAGTTTTTAAAGACAATGGAGGCAAATCGAATATAGAACATTTAAACAAAATATTCGATAAAGAATATGAGTTTGAGTATGCTAGTGGAATTAAAGTTAAATACAAATATGATTACAAGATAAAAAACGAAGCTGTTGGTGAAAAGAACAAAATTGATGTTTATATTAAGGTTTTATCAGTCAAGATTGATGATAAGGAAATTATCGATAAAGACTTGGATAAGATTCTTAATAATATTGAAGACTGAACAAAAGAAAACATTAAAGCTGAAGCTGTTGGGAAGTGGAATCAATTTTTAAGGGTTTTAAAAGATATCGTTTTAGGTAATTTTAAAGTTTTTGATTCATTAAAGGTAAATATTTTAGAATCAGATTTGTATAAAAGACTTAGTGGAGCTTCGTTAGCTTCACGGTTAACTATATCAACTTCTATTACTAATCCTGATGGAAGTATAAGTCAAATAGAAGCAAAGACAAAAGCTAATGGTGGCGATTTAAAAAATCTAATTAAAAGAGACGAACCTGAAAGGGTAAGCAATAAAGAACTTGAAAAAGATTTTGTCGGTAAGCCATGATTTGGTGGAAGGTATGTAGTTAGAGGGCCAATTAATATTTCTTTTAAAGCTTCAGAGGATGAAACTGAAGTTTTAATGGTAAATAAGCAAAAGGTTAGTGTTTTAAATAGAATATTTGAAAAGAAATTAATTGATGAAAGAGTTAATGTTAATGATGCATCTAAAATACCTTTTGATAAAAACTCGGGAAGCGGTAATGGCGAAGGCGATGTTGCAAAAAATGAATATCTTGTTGAAGTTTATAGATACAAGAAAGGCTCAAATAATAGTGGAGAGCCGGAAGAAAAGTATGTAGTTATTTATGAAGTAATTGGAAATCAGTTTAAACAAAACATAAAATATTATGCTTGAGAGCCGGAAAAGAATATGGATCAAAAACAAATTATTTCTCCATATATGCTTGATTCAAAGGGAAAAGAGTTAAAGGATAAAGAAGGCAAATTAATAGTAAATAAGAATTATGATCCAAGTATTGATAAAGAAACAGGAACTAAAAAGCAGATTGTTTGAATTAAAAATAAGTTGTTTAGTGATGAATTAAAAGAACAACTTCGTTTTGTATATCCTAATATTAAAATAACTACAGATAAAGCAGATCTTGGAATCTATGCTGAAGCTAATGTGCTTGGTAAGGGGGCATTAAGAAACTTGGTGGTTGATAAAGTTTTAGAGTCATCTTCAAGATACTATAAGTGTTTGTTGTTTAGAAAAGAAAATGACAAATACGTTGAGATTGGTAGGAAAGAACAAAAACTAATTGAAATACCGGTAAATAATGGGACAAGTGAATATAGTTATATGTCTGAGGAAGGCATTTGGCTATTATTTACTGTAAATGAAAAATCAATATCAAATGTTAATTTGGTATTAATTGATGCAAAGAGCGAGCCAAAAAGTTTTTTCTTGGATTCAATTGAAAACAAGATAGAAAAAATTAATAATCAAAGTGAAGATTATTTTGAAGCATTTTTAGATGGTGGCAATTGAATAACTACACTATTTCAAAATTACTTAAATGAAGCTTGTGGTATCCAAAATGATGACTTGGGTAAATTAGGATATGACAAGATGATTTCACTATATAAAAACTTTGTAGACCAAGCGTCAAAGTTTAATGTAGAAACAGGAAACGAGTATGAAAATATTTTTAAAGATAAAATAACTTGAGGTAAATTAGAAAATCTTAATGGCTTGAATTATGGAGATGAAACTAATGAAGCTATTAAAGAAAATTATAGAAGACAAGTTAAAGAAATCGTGCTTAATTTTGTTAAAAGAAATATTGCTAATAGTGCTAAATTAAAGGCAATTGGAATAACTGAAAATGAAATTAATGGTGGCTGGGTAATAGCTAATTGAAATACGCCAGAAAGCGAAAAGCGTTGATTGGATAGGGCTTTAAAAGTTTATATTAAAGATATTAATGTACCAGATAATGACGGTAAGGGATGAGCTTTTACTTTGCGTGGAACGGGTAAATACATAAATCACAGCATAACATTTAATTTGAAAAATAGTGCGTACCACGTGTACTATCCTCCTATTGATTTATCATCACTAGACATTCAAAAACACTTCGAAATTGAAATGGGAAAGAATATTAGTAATGATTCAAAAGAATTAAAAGAAAAGATTAGAAATAAGTTGATAGGGCTAATAGAAGAACAATTCAACTTATACAAAAACAAAACTGGCATAGAAATGTTATTGAATAAAGATATTAAAGTAGAAGGACTAGATAACGTTTTAGATTTACTAGTACAGGGGAATAAGTTTAAAGATGGTATTGATATTAAGATAAAAGGTATTAATGCTAATTTAATTTCAAGCACTAAGATTCATATTATTAATGATACTGAAGCACCAGCATTTGATTTATCACTACTTAATGATACACTAGTAAAAAATCCTATTGTTATATCGCAAAAAGAACCTGAGAAAATTACCAAAGATATTATAAATAAGTTAAATGAGATAACGATTGCTTCAGGTATCGAGTTTAAAAAAGATTATTTAGTTTCACTTGTAAATGCTTCATTCTATTTACTTGGTTTAGTAGCTGATATTGATAAATTAAATGAAGCTAAATATGAAAAATTCAAAAAAGTTTATGAAGAAACTAAAGCAAAGGTAATGGCTGAATATAATACTTGAGAAATTGAAGGACATAAAGTTCCTATTCCGTATCAAATAAATGATACTGAGCTATTTAAGAAGTACCACGAAGCTTTAGAAAAGGCAATTAAAGAAATACAAAACGATAACTTTAATAAAAGCTTAGATTATAAAGCTAGAGGCAAGTATTTTGTTTTATTACCAGTTAAAGAAGGCAATAATATTAATTTTGCCTATGCTATAGTGGTGAATAATATTGAGGCAAATTATAATGCTTTTGATGATAAATTATGATTTAAAGAAATACAAAACGATAAGCATAAAAAGCCAAATGGTGAAGATTTAGATGTTGATAAAACAAAAGCAAGCCATAAAAGTAATTATTGAATTTGAATTGTATCGGTTATGCTTGCCTTAGGTTTTGCTGTTGGTGGCATATATGGTATTAGATGATACTTGAATAAAAAAGGCTTTAAAGCTGGCAAGAGCAAGAAACAAGTTTCAATTAAGAAATTCAAAGAAATACAAATCTATAAAAAAGACAGAATTAAGGCTAAGCCGGTTGTTCTTAGCGATGAAGAAATTAATAAATTATTTGCAAAATAA
- a CDS encoding Mbov_0400 family ICE element protein, which translates to MSLELWRPLKITNPLLEDIFHLNIDTKFKIHPLIIFENTKNKTYYCIRLQTARKSSSKYNLIIDNSSYQTNEYWKNHESVVVTKDIFIIDKELLESNIDKAIYQDTSVLNKNDKSLIVDDLSRRINAIPPDLNIIKISNNLKHNLVLYTNDELINNQLLSTLSNNSNKVKRATKNYFANNFSKSQFLINTNTSNTKYTKEALKNIKLCIGKEKNIINQNDFEYELDKETSNYFIREIAHNDWKDLDKTKDNVNIYSFENIGFLSKSSKSESSYIDPYDNKNIEKAKDKVAKEIPIKESKTDKDKTKLK; encoded by the coding sequence ATGAGTTTAGAACTATGAAGACCATTAAAAATTACAAATCCTTTATTAGAAGATATTTTTCATCTAAATATCGATACAAAATTTAAAATTCATCCTTTGATAATTTTTGAAAATACAAAAAATAAAACTTATTATTGTATAAGACTTCAAACGGCAAGAAAAAGTTCTAGCAAATATAATTTAATAATTGATAATAGCTCTTATCAAACCAACGAATATTGAAAGAATCATGAAAGTGTAGTAGTTACTAAGGATATATTTATTATTGATAAGGAATTGCTTGAAAGTAATATAGATAAAGCAATTTATCAAGATACTTCTGTATTAAATAAAAATGATAAATCATTGATAGTCGATGACCTAAGTCGCCGTATAAATGCAATTCCTCCCGATTTAAATATAATAAAGATATCAAATAATTTAAAGCACAATTTAGTTTTATATACTAACGATGAGTTAATAAATAATCAGCTTTTATCTACATTGTCTAATAATAGTAATAAAGTTAAGCGTGCAACAAAAAACTATTTTGCTAATAATTTTTCAAAATCCCAATTCCTAATTAACACAAACACTTCTAATACAAAATATACAAAAGAAGCTTTAAAGAATATTAAATTATGTATTGGTAAAGAGAAAAATATAATTAATCAAAATGATTTTGAGTATGAATTAGATAAAGAAACTAGTAATTATTTTATTAGAGAAATTGCTCATAATGATTGAAAAGACTTAGATAAGACGAAGGATAACGTTAATATATATTCTTTTGAAAATATAGGTTTTTTATCTAAAAGTAGCAAAAGTGAATCAAGCTATATTGATCCATACGATAATAAAAATATCGAAAAAGCTAAGGATAAAGTAGCTAAGGAAATACCAATAAAAGAAAGCAAAACAGACAAAGACAAAACGAAGCTGAAGTAA